The Chitinophaga pinensis DSM 2588 region TTCGGATACGGTTTCCGCATGATCGAAGAACCAGGAGAGTCCGTTTAAGGGCACTTCTTTATTCACTGCTTCAATGACATTGAGGAATCGGGTGATAGACTCATTGTAAGTCGCATGTAAGCGGAAAGGCCACCTGTTTTTTACCAGTACTGTCAGTACTTCTTTCAGCTGTTGTTCCATAACAGGGGCGAGATCAGGACGAGGTTTATTGAAGTTTTCAAAATCACCGCCGGTCGCCACCAGGTTTTCTCCACCACCTTCCACAAAATATTCCGTTTCAGCTTCTTCACCTTGCTGGTGCTCTATATCGACCATACTGATCCATTTCTGATAATCCTGCAGCTCGGAACCACCTTTCTGTGCAAAAAGATAGTAAGGCAGGCGCACTGTCAGCTGACCCAGTTTAAACAAAGAATCAGTGATGCCGTAATCATCCGGGAAATTCTGGAATCCACCACCGGCGTCCATGACGCTGGTCACACCCAGTCTGTTCATCTCTGTCATAAAACCTAGCGTGGAGTTGCCTTTTTCAGCAGGCGTCAGTTCTGGCAGCTTGGCTAATGTAGAATAAAGGATATAGGCATTCGGTTCTGCTATCAGCAAACCGGTAGGTTGTCCTTCTGCATTTTTTTGTATGAGTCCACCGGCAGGATTGGGCGTATTTTCATCGATATGCAATGCTGCTATACCTGCTTTGTTCAGATAAGCATGCGCATAGAGATATAAAATGAATGCCGGCGTATTCCCGGTCGCTTCATTGATCTCTTCCAGTGTTGGCAGTCGTTTCTCTTCGAACTGATATTCATTCCATCCACCGACAACCCTTACCCATTGGCCTTTCGGCGTTCTTGCCGCCTGCTCTTTCAGCATCTGTAAAGCTCTTTTCAAAGACTTTACGCCATCCCATCTCAGTTCAGTATTATAAAACCTGCCTGCTCTGATAACATGCAGGTGTGAATCATACAATCCGGGAATAATAGTACGTCCGTTTGCGCTTACTACTTTGGTATTTGTCGCTTTTAGCCGGAGAATATCCGCATTGTTACCTACTGCGATGATTTTATCATTCGCAATAGCAATCGCCTGCGCCTGAGGTTTCGCATCGTCCAGTGTAATAATGTTTGCATTGTGAATGATCAGCGTTGGGTTTTGCTGCGCCTGCACAGAGAGCATCATTCCTATACCAGCAGCCAACAATAGCATCGTTTTTTTCATGTGTTGTCGTTTAAAGTGAAGGTCAGGCAAGCCTTTCCCTGATGATGATGCAAAGCTAGTGCTGTGAGGAAGAGCGGTCAACCGCGAATTGCGATGATTAGTTGTCTGATTTATCGAAGGGAAGGAAAATCGATGATTTGTACAATGATAGGGTCATAATGAAAGGGAGATTCTATTATCAAGAAAAAATATTTTCAATGTTTTTTTTGTTCACGTGATATAATTTAAATGAAGACGCTTCTATTAGATGGTGAGTATCCAATTCAGAATGGTACAGAATCTTTATAAGAGTATTTGTCACTTCTAGTCGATCCTATAAAGATTATCTGGTTAGGGATACAAGTTTTCAACCAGATATTAAAGAGGTTATTCTGGAAATACTAATGCCAAAATTTATTTGGGTAGGGGAGATCTCAGATAAATCAGATTTAAAACAAAAATTGGCCCATGGCCTTTTTATTCTTGATGCAACAGAGCCTAATATAGAAAGCTATAAGGCTTTAATCTTTGGAGGATACAAAGAGTTGTTTTGTTATCCCGATTCTCAAAGCAGGGAATTGGTAAAGAATAATTTATCTTTAGGAAAGTTTAATATTTATACAAGAAACTTAAATGGCTTTTAATAATGGGTATTCGCATAAAATAAGACAGCGCAAATTATAGAACGTCTGAAACAAAATGGACAATCTTTTATAGAAAGCGGTCCGGAGGCAGCTGCAAGAAGAGAATTTATCAATGAACAGGCGAGAATAGTAAGGAGAGACACTAAAAGGAAAGAACGGTTGTCTGAAATCAGTGCTTCCAAGGTCATACTGAACGCGTAACTATAATCTTATACAACAAATAAGCCGCCACGGAAGAGGCGGCTTATTTCATTTACAGCTATATTGGAACACCTCCCTCCCCAAACCCCTTTTCGTCCCTCTAAAATCCTCATTCGTGTATTTCTATTCGCGCATCCCCCTCCCTGCATTAAGTTTGTTTCATCGTCGTTATGTGCGGAAGGCTGACAGGATTAACCCGACTATATGAAATACAAAGCCCTCTATGTGATCACCACCACCCTATGCCTGAGCCAGCAGGCAGTTGAAGCGCAGCAGGCTGATACATTACGCAGACACGATCTGCAGGCCTTTACAGTAAACGCCGCTGCTCCGGTAGTGACAATGAAAACCGGGAAAATATTATTAAACATCGCAGACAGTAAGATCGCTGTCGGCGGTGATGCACTACAGGTGCTGACACTCGCGCCTGGTGTTATTGAAAGGGGAAATGGACAATATGAGTTGTACGGAAAAAAAGTAACTGTGTTGGTAGATGGAAAAGACAGCCGCTTATCCGGGGATGCATTGAAAGGTTGGCTGAGCGCATTGCCGGCAGGTAGCATAGAGAAAGTAGAACTGATTACGAATCCTTCTGCCCGCTATGATGCAGCAGGAGCAGCCGTAATAAACTTTATCACTGTGAAAAATAAACGGTACGGGCTCAACGGGGTACTGACCGCAGGTATAGGAATGGGGAGATATGGGAGACATAACGGGGGACTGGCGCTGAACTACCGCAATGAAAAACTGAACGTATATGGTAATTATGACTATCTATATAATAAGCAATATTACGATTTATGTTCAGACCGCTATGCTGATAATAAAACAACGATTGCTCAGCATAGTTATGAAACAAGGATACGCTATAATCATTCTTTCAAAGGAGGAATAGATTTTGATGTCAATAAGCGCAGCAGCACCGGAATCATGTTCAAAGGACTGCTGATCTACAGAGATCGTGTAATGGATACACGGTCAGAAAAAGAGGATGCATTATCCGTTGTAGCCACCACTGGTCATCTTCGTGTGTTAAATCCTGCTGTGAACGCCTGGTATAAAGTAAATCTGGATACCATGGGCAGACAGCTAACTGTGAATGCCGACTATTTTAACTACAACAAAGCGTGGAGAGATGACTACACCACAAACTATTTCGAAACAAATAATCACACTTTACAAAATCCCTGGCTGTTGAGGGATAATTCACCTTCAGACAACACAATTCAATCGCTGGCGTTAGATTATTCACAGCCACTCTGGAAAGGAAAACTCGAAGCAGGCATTAAAACAACCGCCACGCTGACAGATAATAATGTACTATGGGAACAACAAACCGGAAAAACATGGCAGACAGATAGCGGAAAAACAAATCATTTTATTTATAAGGAAAATATTCACGCAGGATACCTCGATTACCAGCGCACGATGAAGCAATGGGAGCTGAGAGCCGGACTGCGTGCAGAACAAGCCACTATGCAGGGCGAATCTGTAACATTGCGTCAGATCAGTAAACGCAGTCAGTTTAATATTTTTCCATCATTTTCATTGGTGTATGGACAGTCCGGAAATCACCAGTATGGTTTTGCTTACAGAAAGAATATAGAACGCTTCAGCTTTAGCATTGTCAATCCGTTCCTGACTTACGTCAGCCAGTATTTCTACTATCAGGGCAATCCTGATATCAGACCTTCTATTGGCCATACATTTGAAGTGTCTTATACTTACCGGAATGAATTATATGCTACACTGGGCTATCAACATTATGCACAGGTACTGACAGACGTATACAGAAAAGATACCGGTAATGTGGTGATCAGCACCTTCGACAACCTGAAAGGCGCATCCACTGCAAGCGCAAGCCTCAGCTGGTCAAAAGGATTGCTGGGTAACAAATGGCAGACCACCAACGCCGCAACACTGACATATACCCGCTATGCAGAAATTAACACTGCCGGTGCAGGCATGTATGCCAGCTCTGCCAATACATTTGCATTGCCGGGTGGATTTTCCGGAGAATTAAGCGCCAACTGGTATTCCCCGGTAAAATGGGCCACATACCGCATGAAAGCCCGCTATTCAGTAAATGCAGGAATCAGTAAAAGTATATTGCATAAAGCAGGGAGATTAACATTTAACGTAACAGACATCTTCAATACATTCAATGCCGCATATGATGTGGCCTCCTTCGGAGTCATCTCGACGCATGTCGATAAAATAGAGTCACGTTTTATTAAGCTGGTATTCAGTTACAAGTTCGGGAACCAGCAAGTAAAAGCAGCCGTAAACCGTAAAACAGGTATCGAAAAAGAGCTGCGTAGAATAGGTGGTTGATTCCACACCCTAACACAGCGGAAGCCGAAAAGCTGTAGAACAGAGTAGGCACCAACAATTATACTAGCGAGTAAAACCCAATCTGATTATGAGCACTCCTTACTCTTTTGATAATCGCCTTGTACTAAGAACGCCGAGATTCCCGCTAATGCAAATTCCCACCAATGATCAACTGCCAGCTTTACTGCATGATAACGCATTCCTTGAAGCAATCTATCTCGCTTCACCTGTTTTATACAGCGAATGTATCAAATGGAGAGAAGGAGGTATCACCAATAAAAAAGATATTGATAAACTGACCCGCTCACTCACCAAATATGTAATCCGTATGAGCAGACGTTGTACTCCATTCGGATTATTCTCCGGTTGCGCCGTTACTGCATGGAGTGAGCAACCTACAGCGGTGACTGTCAGCGGTACAACTTTCAGCCGCCATACCCGTCTGGATATGCATTACCTTTGCGCGCTGTCACAACAACTGGCCACCATGCCGGGTGTGAAGGAATACCTGCTCTATATGCCTAATAGCAGCGTGTATACGATCGGTGATGAACTCCGCTATGTAGAATACCTGTATGTAGGCGGTACACGTCTGCATCAGATCAGCGCAGTCAGCGCCTCTGAATACCTGGATAAAATGGTAACGGCCGCTTATAACGGCGCTACCATTGGTCAACTGTGTAACTGGCTGGCAGATGATAATATCGCGGAAGAAGATGCCAGGATCTTCATCGACGAACTGATAGCAGCACAGATACTCGTGTGTGAAATTGAACCTGCCATCACCGGAAAAGAATTTTTACAACAGGTGATTGAAGTACTGCAAAGAATTGAACTGCTGGACCCCGCTGTAGTAAAAGACCTGCTCACCGTATTAAGTAAAGTAGCCACCCTGTTAGAACAACTGGATGATACCGCTACCAATAGTATCGAACGCTACCGCGAGATCATGCAATTGCTCGATATGCTGGAAGTCGCATACGATGAAAGCAAACTGTTTCAGACAGACGTAGTGAAACATGTGTCCGGCAATGGCATTAATATAGACGTACAGAATCAGTTGCAGAATGCGCTGAACGTCATGAACAAACTCAGCGAATACAAGGCAAACCCACACCTGGAAACATTTATGCAGCGTTTCCGCGAACGTTATGAAGAACAGGAAATGCCCCTCCTGGAAGTACTGGATGGTGAAACCGGTATCGGTTATGTAGACAGCAGCAGTACAAACATTGCACCCCTGCTGGATGATATTAGTATGCCAGGTAAAATGAATGAAGTACGTTTCTCCTGGGGCGCCCTGGAACAGCTGTTGAGCGGTAAACTGGTAGACATGTACGCAGAAGGTCGTCAGTCCATCGAAATCAATGAGGAAGACCTGAAAGACTTTACGGCAAACTGGCATGACCTGCCGCCATCCTTCTCCGTTATGTTCCGGATCGTTGATGAAAAAGACAATGCTATCTATCTGGAAAGCGCGGGTGGATCCAGCGCTGCCAACCTGCTCGGACGTTTTGCTTATGCTGACAATGCGATTAACAGACTGGTATGCGATATCACCGAAAAAGAGCAGGCCATGGATCCGGAAGTGGTGTATGCAGAGATCATTCACCTGCCGGAAAGCCGTACAGGTAATATATTATTGCATCCTGTATTCAGAGGATACGAAATTCCCTACCTGGCAAAATCTTCCCTCGACAAAGAACAACAGATCGACTTACAGGACCTCTATATCTCCGTTCGTAATAACCGCGTAGTAATGCGTTCCCGCCGCCTGGGCAAACAGGTAATCCCGCGCCTGAGTACCGCGCATAATTATACCAATAACTCGCTGCCTGTATATCGCTTCCTGTGCGACTTACAACTACAGGATAAAAGAGGCGGTATGTCTTTTCACTGGGGCGCCCTGGAATCCAAATACCGTTTCTTCCCGAGAGTGACCTGCCGCAACACGATCCTGCACCTGGCCAGATGGACTTTCGCACAGAAAGACATTGCACAGTTGCTGAATGAGAGCGGAATGGAGCTGACTGCAGCATTGCAGGCGTTCAGGGAACGTTGGAAATTGCCACAGACAATAGTACTGGCGGATGGTGATAACGAACTGATGATAGATTTCTCCTGTCACAGTATGGTGAGTGCCTGGCTGAGTACTGTAAAAGGCAGACAGACATTTGAACTGCGCGAATCCCTGAACAATCAGCAGTGCATTACCGATGAAAACGGAGCACCCTATGTGAATCAGTTGGTGGCTACCCTTGGAAAGGATACCGCGTCTTATGCACACCTCAAAACAGCCGCACCGCAACAAATGGCGAGCGAGCCTGCACAGCGGGACTTTACCCCGGGAAGCGACTGGTTGTACTATAAACTGTATTGCGGCGTAAAATCAGCCGATAAGATACTGTTAAACGCACTCAGACCTCTGGGCGCAGAACTGGTAGATGCCGGTCTGACGGATAAATGGTTCTTCGTCAGATTCAACGATCCTGATTTCCATCTGCGTGTACGCTTCCACCTTACTGATGTGAGTAAGATAGGGGAGGTGACGGCAAAGATACTTGCCAGTCTGCAGCCATTTACCGCAGCAGGCTATATCTGGAAGGTGCAGCTGGATACCTATTCCCGTGAGATCACCCGTTATGGCGCCAATGCCATAGAGCAGGCAGAAACCTTGTTCTATCATGACAGCGTAGCCTTCGCAGAATTGCTGCACAATACCTGGGGCGACCAGCGGGAAGAAATCAGATGGCTCTGGAGTCTCCGTGCGGTAGATGAACTGCTGGACTGTTTTATGTTCTCCCTGCACGAAAAACATACCCTGCTGAGCGGCCTGCGGGACGATTTCCGGGCAGAGTTTAACTGGAGCAAGGAAATGAAGCAGCAACTGGATAATAAATACAGGAATAACAGGCAGGCGATTGCCAGCTTTATGGAACGGAATGCCAGTCAGTCGGATAGTCTGCAACCCCTCATGAAGATCCTGCGGGAAAAGTCCCTGAATATCGCCGGCGTAGCCCATGATATCCTGATGATGGAGAGTGCCGGTAAACTGGAAATATGTATCAGAGACCTGCTACGTAGTTATATTCATATGATGATCAACCGTACTACGATTACCTATTCCCGTAAGCAGGAAATGGTGATGTATGACTTCCTGGCCCGTTATTATCAGTCAGCCCTGGCCCGTACAAAGACCATTGCCTGGGAGGAATAAATGCCCATAAGGCCGGGAAAGTGGCAAAATCTTACCCGAAATAAACGATTTGGTACTTGGAATCGGGCATTTCGTGTAGCATTTTTCAGGAGGAGGGGATTACAAGGTAATTTTATTATACAATCAGAAACAAGCGATCTTATATTTCAAACCTTACCGCAGCACTAATTTCTTAACTGCTAAACCTTAAAAAAATGGAAAACACTACAGACAAAAAAGAGCAAATGCTGAAACTGAACAAGGTAACTGTAATCAAGCTGAACGCTGAAAAAATGAACAACCTTTGGGGAGGTGGCGGAATTATTATGAATACGACAGATGTTTCCGGTCGTCCACAGTGTGACACAAGGGAAACTGCTATGCTGACACTCTGATATCTCAGGGACAGTCGTCCAAAAATTTTTTACGGGAAACTCACATATCGGTGCCCCTTGCTAAGAACTCCGGGCCTTGTAGCAGTGAGATTCCCGTATTTTTTTTATCTTAAAGGAGTATAAATGGGTAACCGAGTATTAACCAAGTATCTAATCGCTATCTGCTTTTGTTTGTTTGCCAGACAGTTAAATGCCCAGGACTGTGGTTGTATAGATAATTTTAATCATATGGTGTCAAAGGTGGAAAAGAATTACGCCGGGTACGCCGACAAAGTAACCCAGGTCAACCATTCCCTATTTGTACACTATACCGATAGTCTTGGCCAGATAGCTGCCCGGACAGACGAACGTAATTGTGTAACGGTACTGAGAAGCTGGATAAAGTTCTTTAACGATCGCCATATGACCCTCGCCATCAAAGGCGATAACCCGGGCGACAGCATCCGTATCAGAGCACTTTTTGCTAATGCAGAGACACAACCGATTTCACGCGATCAGGTGATGCGTTACCTGGATAAGCAGCGAGATAAACTGGATTCACTCGAAGGTATCTGGCAGAATGAAGACGACGCATACCAGGTCGCCTTTATCCGCGACAAGCAAAGGAAAGGGCAGGAGTTTGTGGGGATTATACTTAGGGCGGATAGTGTGTTCTGGTTGCCAGGACAGGTAAAAGCCAGGGTCAGCAAACACGGACGAACGTACAGAATGCGGTATTTCTATAATAAATATCACGATACCATTACGCCTATCCTGGCATTGGCCCGGCACACCCTGAATGCAGGCGTGGCCGGTATCTGGCGTAAAGTATACCCGGGTGACAGCAACAGCGAAGTGTTCAGGGGGCACTACTATGATCCGTTTTTCCGTACGCTGGACGATCAGACCTGCCTGCTGGTCATGCCCAGTTTCAGTTTACTGGCCAAACCACTGATCGATAGTCTGATAGAAAAGAACAAGGCCGTCATCAGCCAGCTCAAACATCTGATCGTAGATCTCAGGAATAATACCGGTGGATCAGTGCTCTGTTTCCAGAAACTGCTGCCGTATCTGTATACCAATCCTATTATTACAAAAGGACAGTCTGTGATGGCTACCGACGACAATATCAAAGACCTGTACTCCATTACAGACTACCCTAACATTTCTGACAGCATGGAAACAATTTTCAAAAACGAACTGAAAGAACT contains the following coding sequences:
- a CDS encoding outer membrane beta-barrel family protein, which produces MKYKALYVITTTLCLSQQAVEAQQADTLRRHDLQAFTVNAAAPVVTMKTGKILLNIADSKIAVGGDALQVLTLAPGVIERGNGQYELYGKKVTVLVDGKDSRLSGDALKGWLSALPAGSIEKVELITNPSARYDAAGAAVINFITVKNKRYGLNGVLTAGIGMGRYGRHNGGLALNYRNEKLNVYGNYDYLYNKQYYDLCSDRYADNKTTIAQHSYETRIRYNHSFKGGIDFDVNKRSSTGIMFKGLLIYRDRVMDTRSEKEDALSVVATTGHLRVLNPAVNAWYKVNLDTMGRQLTVNADYFNYNKAWRDDYTTNYFETNNHTLQNPWLLRDNSPSDNTIQSLALDYSQPLWKGKLEAGIKTTATLTDNNVLWEQQTGKTWQTDSGKTNHFIYKENIHAGYLDYQRTMKQWELRAGLRAEQATMQGESVTLRQISKRSQFNIFPSFSLVYGQSGNHQYGFAYRKNIERFSFSIVNPFLTYVSQYFYYQGNPDIRPSIGHTFEVSYTYRNELYATLGYQHYAQVLTDVYRKDTGNVVISTFDNLKGASTASASLSWSKGLLGNKWQTTNAATLTYTRYAEINTAGAGMYASSANTFALPGGFSGELSANWYSPVKWATYRMKARYSVNAGISKSILHKAGRLTFNVTDIFNTFNAAYDVASFGVISTHVDKIESRFIKLVFSYKFGNQQVKAAVNRKTGIEKELRRIGG
- a CDS encoding amidohydrolase, translated to MKKTMLLLAAGIGMMLSVQAQQNPTLIIHNANIITLDDAKPQAQAIAIANDKIIAVGNNADILRLKATNTKVVSANGRTIIPGLYDSHLHVIRAGRFYNTELRWDGVKSLKRALQMLKEQAARTPKGQWVRVVGGWNEYQFEEKRLPTLEEINEATGNTPAFILYLYAHAYLNKAGIAALHIDENTPNPAGGLIQKNAEGQPTGLLIAEPNAYILYSTLAKLPELTPAEKGNSTLGFMTEMNRLGVTSVMDAGGGFQNFPDDYGITDSLFKLGQLTVRLPYYLFAQKGGSELQDYQKWISMVDIEHQQGEEAETEYFVEGGGENLVATGGDFENFNKPRPDLAPVMEQQLKEVLTVLVKNRWPFRLHATYNESITRFLNVIEAVNKEVPLNGLSWFFDHAETVSEENLKRIKALNGGISIQHRMAFQGENFVARYGKQAARNTPPIRQMLDMGLKVGAGTDGTRVASYNPWVALHWLSTGKTIGGHDYTANENKVDRLTALKLYTQGSASLINQQGDRGTLKAGYLADLAVLNDDYLKTDAAKIRDIHSLLTILDGKIVYGEGEFKSIAPAQPKAMPAWSPVNFYGGYQYK
- a CDS encoding lantibiotic dehydratase codes for the protein MSTPYSFDNRLVLRTPRFPLMQIPTNDQLPALLHDNAFLEAIYLASPVLYSECIKWREGGITNKKDIDKLTRSLTKYVIRMSRRCTPFGLFSGCAVTAWSEQPTAVTVSGTTFSRHTRLDMHYLCALSQQLATMPGVKEYLLYMPNSSVYTIGDELRYVEYLYVGGTRLHQISAVSASEYLDKMVTAAYNGATIGQLCNWLADDNIAEEDARIFIDELIAAQILVCEIEPAITGKEFLQQVIEVLQRIELLDPAVVKDLLTVLSKVATLLEQLDDTATNSIERYREIMQLLDMLEVAYDESKLFQTDVVKHVSGNGINIDVQNQLQNALNVMNKLSEYKANPHLETFMQRFRERYEEQEMPLLEVLDGETGIGYVDSSSTNIAPLLDDISMPGKMNEVRFSWGALEQLLSGKLVDMYAEGRQSIEINEEDLKDFTANWHDLPPSFSVMFRIVDEKDNAIYLESAGGSSAANLLGRFAYADNAINRLVCDITEKEQAMDPEVVYAEIIHLPESRTGNILLHPVFRGYEIPYLAKSSLDKEQQIDLQDLYISVRNNRVVMRSRRLGKQVIPRLSTAHNYTNNSLPVYRFLCDLQLQDKRGGMSFHWGALESKYRFFPRVTCRNTILHLARWTFAQKDIAQLLNESGMELTAALQAFRERWKLPQTIVLADGDNELMIDFSCHSMVSAWLSTVKGRQTFELRESLNNQQCITDENGAPYVNQLVATLGKDTASYAHLKTAAPQQMASEPAQRDFTPGSDWLYYKLYCGVKSADKILLNALRPLGAELVDAGLTDKWFFVRFNDPDFHLRVRFHLTDVSKIGEVTAKILASLQPFTAAGYIWKVQLDTYSREITRYGANAIEQAETLFYHDSVAFAELLHNTWGDQREEIRWLWSLRAVDELLDCFMFSLHEKHTLLSGLRDDFRAEFNWSKEMKQQLDNKYRNNRQAIASFMERNASQSDSLQPLMKILREKSLNIAGVAHDILMMESAGKLEICIRDLLRSYIHMMINRTTITYSRKQEMVMYDFLARYYQSALARTKTIAWEE
- a CDS encoding S41 family peptidase, whose amino-acid sequence is MVSKVEKNYAGYADKVTQVNHSLFVHYTDSLGQIAARTDERNCVTVLRSWIKFFNDRHMTLAIKGDNPGDSIRIRALFANAETQPISRDQVMRYLDKQRDKLDSLEGIWQNEDDAYQVAFIRDKQRKGQEFVGIILRADSVFWLPGQVKARVSKHGRTYRMRYFYNKYHDTITPILALARHTLNAGVAGIWRKVYPGDSNSEVFRGHYYDPFFRTLDDQTCLLVMPSFSLLAKPLIDSLIEKNKAVISQLKHLIVDLRNNTGGSVLCFQKLLPYLYTNPIITKGQSVMATDDNIKDLYSITDYPNISDSMETIFKNELKELQANRGGMYKLWKDDTLTMPTVLPYPKTISFIVNESSASAAEILLLKAKQSKKVKLYGRHSMGAIDYLDVASTRMPCQLYTLRYATSRTNRLPEEPLDNKGIEPDVEIPDNVVDWVEFVRTK